Part of the Paroedura picta isolate Pp20150507F chromosome 3, Ppicta_v3.0, whole genome shotgun sequence genome is shown below.
AGAAGCAGAGGGCAGAACTGGGTCCAGTTCATAATGGGCTTGCCAACCTTCCACCCCTGAGCAAGGACTCGGGGGCTTTGTCCGTTCCCCTCCGGAAGCTTGAGAAAAAGTGTGGTCGAAAcatgttttctcctcacaacaaccctgcaagggaggctggccggagagggtgtgactggcccctGGTCGCCCATGGTGGGGTTGGGATTCGCACCTGTGTCTCCTAAAGCCGTGCCCAGCCCTTAGCCGCTGCCCCACTGTGGCTTATTATCTCCTTAGCTGTCACCGAAAAGAGAAGCAGAAAGTCCgttcccttccccttctcttccccattACTACTACTAGCTACTGAAGATGAATCTCTTCTGTGCACTCTTGCAGGCGTTCCTACGCTCGTCGAGCTGGATCCGGTGCCCGTGATGGAGGCGGGGCAGAACTACACCTTGACCTGCCGGGTTTCCAACGTCGCCCCCATCCGGAACCTCTCCGTGAGCTTCCTCAAAGGGGGCGAGAGGCTGTACACGGAGACCTTTGAGAGGCATGCCGCGCGTGAAGCTGACAACCGTACGGTGAACCACACGGTCACTGCCAGGCGGTGGGACCACGGGGAGGCGATTAGCTGTCGTGCGGCCCTGGATCTGCGGCCGGATGGGCCTTTCATCGAAGAGTCCTCTGGCAACCAAATGCTGAAGGCCGTCGGTGAGTTGGCATCCCGTTCTTTAGGAACAAAAACAGCAGAAGGATTTCTGCCCGACTGGGTGAAATAAAGTCGTGGGTTCACGGGGCCGATAGAAATGGGGGAATAATGTTTgagtgcaggggcacctttaagaccaacaaagttttcttctgggtataagtgagagggtcgtgagtgtcctgcatagtgcagggggttggactagatgacccaagaggtcccttccaattctagaattctatgattctatgattctaaattccgtctcaacctccggaagaagttcctgacagtcagagcagttcctcagtggaacaggcttcctcgggaggtggtgggttctccatctttggagatttctaaacagaggctggagagccatctgatggagagactgattctgtgaaggctcaagggggtggcaggtgacagtggaggagcgatagggttgggagtgtcctgcatagtgcagggggttggactggatgacccaggaggtcccttccaactcttatgattctatgattttgtgcttcttcaaatacagtgaaaaatataGATTCGAGCGCAATTGGTTTTGTATTTGTTCATTATTCTTTTAATGCGGACACCTTTACTTCGCACCAAATGTTTCCCCTGCAATTCAGTCTCAAGGGAATACAAACCAACCCAAATTGCtagttttttcctatttatcttggGAATCTCTTACCGATTTTCACTATGCtccatgttaatttactctcacactttgcctataagtatgaatgGATTATTTCCATTCCACGACATTGTATCTGAGCATGCACCCGAacgctcatcccttgaataaaagttgGTTAGCTCTTAAAGGTGTCAGTGGACTCTAATTTGTCCCACAGTGAAACAAGATGTCCTCGGCCATTGCAAATAGATAGAGGGGATAGACGCGAGACTTGGGAAAGTCCGTTCcaatgtatctgaagacatgtgcaTGCAAACGAAAGCTTCTatccagaataaaattttgtgggtcttcacggtgcccctggactcaaactttgtcttgctgcttcagactgtCACAGCTGCCCACCTTAATCTATAGAATAACAGTCATTGTAGCTCTTGACCACTAATACACCCTTGCTTGGGCAGGTGGAAACTCCAACCAAAGAGGAGAAGGGCAGTTGTGCCTGTCTGAgacgctctattagtcatgcagacaagctccttagttatgcagattagtgactgcattagagaacaaagcggagttggcaaaactacagggggcagggctatgaattgttccatgcagagagcattgcaacgtagtttttcaacagactatatttaatgcagaacaacgattgtagtataataaagtggtctaaactggttgttttttaaacttttatttggctccatgcagaataccccCTAGAATGCAATAGAGTTTCTGGCGATTCCTAGACCTGCCCTCATCCGgtccaggtagctctaggaatatctggcaactctatggtcagaacttcctggAAGTAGGCGAAgccttgtttttcttcttgattTTTCGCCTGGGACGCTGGCCCCACCCCGCTaccctcctgctggttgccactcACTGCCTAGCAACCTTCCACTCTGTAAAAGTGGTGTTCCTTCCACTTCTCATAATCCTTATTAATTATTTTGGCCATGGAGCCCCAGCCCAATTACGGTGACCCCGTGGGGTTTCCAGGTCAAGAAACAAACAGGTGTTCTGCCGTTGCTGGCCCCTgttgcaagaagaaagtggacgatcccaaaaacacaacaaaggaaaaaagaatctgtccagtggcttaatccaaatttaagagtctctgttatctctttattattataataatttccacctggactctgccaaaatggtctctagattGCTTCTCCGTTTTCAatcctttcatcagtggcaaaaatGAGTCCCCCACCGTGTGGTATTAATAAATTCAGTATATTCACTCAATGTGCTCATATTGTTAATCTCCTTGAAATATAATTAGGCGAAAAACGTTCTCAtggtgtggagagtcaaggctgtaagctCTTGAGTCCACCTGGACTCCATTTTGGcggagtccaggtggaaattatcataataaaatcatagaatcctcgagtgagaaggggccatacaggccatctagtccaaccccctgctcaacgcaggatcagcccaaagataacagagactcttaaatttTGATTAAGCCGTTGGACGgattcttttctcctttgttgCTGGCCTCTGCAGCACACCTGTGGTGGTCTCCAGGGCTTACCTGGTTTAGCTTCTATGATCTGAAGAGATCGGGCACCAAGTCAAAGCAACGAGGCATTCacaggtgctttgccattgcctgggtCTGCGTAGACACCCTGGGCTTCCCATCCAAGTCCAACGCAGGTctagccctgctgagcttccagaaTCTCATGCAATCAGGCTAGCTTGGCCCTCTGCATGCAGGTTTTCTTGTAATACACCTGCGGTAATATTTGCTCGGAACATGAAGCCAAAGTACTCTCTGGATTCCGTTGTTATTCCGTCGGCCACTCTTCTAAtacctcttttgttgtttcttttgtcgTTGTGACAGTTTTTCCATCGGATCCCCAGCTCAGTCGTTTGCACTACGTGGAAGTGAACACCTCCCAGACGGTGACCTGTGAAGTGACGGGGGTTTTTCCAGCCGAGGAGGCCCGATTTGAACTGACCTTCGCAGGCGAGAGGCTGACCTCCGATGTGACTGTGTCTGGGGATACGGCAAGGGCTGAGGCACAGATCTCACCCTCGGGAGCAGGAATTCACCCCCTCAAATGCACAGTGTCTCTGGGGCCTGTGACCAAAACGGCGGAAGACACAGTAAATGTATATAGTGAGTATCTTGGTCATTGTTGACATGTGTAAATCTCTCCGAGTGTTTCCGAACTTCAATAGCAATAAATCTCAGGCTTCCGAcagctggatttgaatccagtagggCCTTAGAGACCCACGGGATATTACGGGGTATGGCCTTTCAAGACTCCGAgccccctttgtcagatacaagcagGAACGGCGATCTCTTGAGTCCTTATATCCATTTTGTGGGTGTTTAAGGCGATTCAGGACCCCAATCTAGCTCTGACGAAGAGGGCATTGATTCTCCAAATCTTGAAAACCTTGTCCATCTCAAAGGCGCTCCTAGATTTGAATCTGGCTCTCCAACACAGCTCCCTCCGAAAGCTTGCCGCAGTGAGATTACCATTATTTGGGAAAGCAGAAacccaaataatatatattttttgttgaCCTGCGTACAAGACTTGACAATAGGACAAACACAGGACAGTCTCAGATAACgcagaacaagaaaagaaaagactgaTCCTTATGGCATTACacaataataatgttttaaaacaatgtcctttcttgaatttacttttagtttatttctaATAATAGTTTCtaataaactaaaagtaaactcaagaaaggacattgtttaaaaacattctttatcattgtttaatttattagatttttataccgcctttccctatggctcagggcggtttacataaggaTAGGTCTGATGTGGCAAGCAATCTCACTTGGTGGTGCTGTGCCATGCCCCTGAGGGCCCCACTGTGGCCCGAATCTCTAGCGCCCTTTCCAAAACATGTCGTGGATGGCATGTGCGTTCCACCAGATCCTCCCAGCCCTCCCTGTGAGTTGGAGAGACTCCCTTTGCTTGTCTCTCCCTTTGGTACAATGAAGGATCTGGGCCCTTGGCAAACAGATGCTGCTCTGTagtggccttccccccccccccgcatgctccTCCTTCCTGCCATACAGAAGTGCTGTAGGAAGAGACGAAAACAGTATAATAAAGCAAAAGAGACAACAAATTGTGTGGCCCAGAGACAAACCTGTATctttagaagcatagaatcatagaatcctagaatcacagagttggaaggggccatacaggccatctagtccaccccctgctcaatgcaggatcagccctaagcatcctaaagcatccaagaaaagtgtgtatccaacctttgcttgaagactgccagtgagggggagctcaccacctccttaggcagcctattccactgctgaactataatGCATAATGAAGGCAGGggaagtaaaaagtctctttattCTACTGTCCAGACTTCATTCTGAGCAGAATTAATCCAGAGGCGATCATCCCCAGCGccgtgttggggacctctgctacCCAGAAAGCCATCGTTGAGCAGAAGGAGATTTTAACCATGCGTTGTGTCCTGCCACCTCCCAGGTTTACCTGATTTGGTCCTGACCATCAGCCCCCAAGAGGCTCTCGTCAACAACTCTGTGGACATTGTTTGTCTGGATTCCCATCCTGAAAAGACCCAGCCCCAGACCTTTTCGTCAGTGATCCGAAACAGCAAGCAAGTCCTAAAGTCCggagacggcctccccctccgggCTGGGGTGACGGCTGCAGAAGAGGACGATGGACAGGAATTCACGTGTGAAGTGGAGGTGGAGGTAGACGGCAGGCTGTTCGTAAGGAAGATGTCTGCCGATCTCACTGTCTACTGTGAGTAGGAAATCCGTGCAGGATCTTTGTCTTGTGGCTAAGATTCTGCGGTTGCAATGAATTCCCTTCTGTGTACATCCGTGCCGGCCTGAATCTCCTTTCGGGAGCAAACGTTTTGTCCGGCCTGAtctttagatatttatttattgactgcatGGCAGGGTTACACAtaacaatcatagagttggaagggacctcatgggtcatctagtccaaccccggctTGCACTATGCAAGAAGCACATAATAATacatgtagccaagtaggtactgCAAGTTATGCAGACCAATTGAGTGACCTACAGACAAAtatatctaagttttcaatccactcagtcacagctggggagagtacaaagagctccatcacatctccccagaaagcacaatgctcacgtTCCTGGGATTGTTTGCAGGGCTGCATCGCAATTGCATTCGtgacctggtattttgccccatgtTTGCCCCAACAGGTCTCCACAACTaccaaagcctgtttgtattctatGATTCACTCTCTGGCATATTGAGGCCTTccgagagcagccattttgtccctggctccgcctcttggggcagccattttagagctgGGCAAATTGTCCTTTTCCTGAATTCCAAAAGGTGCCTGCACGCTTGAAAAGTTTGGGGTCCCCTATTGTGGGTTATACCTCAGAGGCTGTTTCAGGATCATATGCATGACAGTTTCAGGTTCTGCATTGCACCCCAAGCATCCGGTTTATGCATTTCCACCCCTGAATGGCTCAAGAAACGAACCTCGTGTCCTTCTTTGTTCCAGACGGGCCCCAAGTGAGTGATTCCACCTGCCCCAGGAACCTGACTTGGAAAGCGGGCAGTCAGGAAGTTTTGAACTGTTCGTTCAGGGGAAACCCCTCCCCGAATGTCACCTGCAGCAAAGATGGGGTCCTTTACCCTCTCCTGGTGCCCCAGCTCATCACTGCCGACCACGGAGGCACCTACAACTGCAGTGCGTTCAACGCGCACGGCTCCGTCACTGCCTTTGTGACCGTCCACGTGGAAGGTGAGTCGGCCTCTTTGCCCTAAGAAACAATCGTTCGCCTCACTTGTCCAAAGTTGATAAAGGTTCTTCCGGGGAGGCTGCAACGGGGTTGCTCCCGGCAAgagcttggaggggagaccttcaaggaagcccagggttgctacgcagaggcaggcaagggcaaaaccCGCtctgatcatagaatcctagaatcctagagttggaagggacctcctgggtcatctagtccaaccccctgcactatgcaggacacccacaaccctctgggCTTAACCTGGGTGGCCTAATTTcatcagacctcggaagctaagcagggtcagccctggctagtacttggctgaaagtccagggttgctacgcagaggcaggcaagggcaagccgcctctcttctcttgccttgacctggattgcCCCGGCAACTGGTGAGGTTTTAAATcggacccctcctcttcctgtcacatggtTCAGAAGCTAGGCCTGAGAGGGTGGACGACCGCTGTCTCAAGACATCATAGTgccatgactttttaaaaaatacaaagcaTCCAAAGGCTGGTTCCAGAGATGGAGGGATGActagcattagaatcatagaatcatagagccatagagttggaaggagccatagaggccatctagtccaaccccctgctcaacgcaggatcagccctaagcatcctaaagcatccaagaaaagtgtgtatccaacctttgcttgaagaccgccagtgagggggagctcaccacctccttaggcagcctattccactgctgaactagactcatagaatcatagagtgggaaggggccatacaggccatctagtccaaccccctgctcaacgcaggatcagcccaaagcatcctaaagcatccaagaaaagtgtgtatccaaccttaacTGTGTGTTAAACAGTTAACACACACATTGaactgtgtgggtgggtgggcggggggggggggagagaccaataCCAGGGTATGGGCAGGAGAGCTGAAGGCTGTACCCCACATCACGACCTCCCCCCGAGAAAGCATCTCCCTGAATTTTTCTTGTTGTTCTTTGTAGTCTTAAAACCCAGACGGGTGGTGGCCCACAGCAGGCCCTTCTCGGTCATGGCCCCAAAACTTTGGGGCTCCCTCCTGAGGGAGATTTCTTTGTCTCCCTTGATTGGTGCCTTACCCATTTCATTTCGGCACACCTCCCCAAGAACGATTTTgggccctcctccctggttctgGTCTCGCTGAAGTGTTTTTTGGCAATTGTTTTATAATCTAAAATTAAAATGCTTTCAATTGTTCAAAGGTTTTAATGCTCCTGACCACGtgctgcccgggggagggggggaccccgATCAGATGGAGAGCGGGCATAAAAATGGTTGCAACAAATCCGTTTTGCCCAGCCACAACTGTGCAATCACAAATGTGGGATCCACCCATGTCCAAGTCTAAAATGTGTTTCATTTGTGTTTTCGTCCTTTTTTTCAGTTTACGAGATCCCAGGCCTTCTCATCGGCTTGCTGATTCTTGGTGCGGTGGTTCTCGGCACGATAGTTGGTGTGGGTTATTATATGCACTACAAAGCCCACAAGATCCGGAAGTACCGCCTGGAACAGAGAAAAGCACAAGGGACTCCCTCAGAGCAAAAATGCCTGAACGGCAAAGTACAGACCGACAGCGTCTAGGCGAGCAGAgggcttctgggaactggaaAGAAGGCCCGGCCCCACGGCAGAAAGATCTCGGGGGTCCGTCATCCCACCTCATTGCAGGGAGAAAATGGGGAAACCGTCTCCCCATGCTGGGCCTTGAGGATCACCGGATGGGGAGAGATGGATTTTGCACtttgagagggggaaatgggaacGTTTACTACAAGAGGCAGAAGCTGAAGGTTCCGGCTCACGCCGGATGTCCTTTTCTTCAGAACTTAAGCGTCCTGTTCCGAGAGCTCTCCCCAAACCTTGTGGCAATCAAAAGGCCACGTTCTCGGTATACCAGACTGCCAGGAGCAGATGCCCCGCTGCGTGCAGCTGTCCGAGAGGGGAAACATTCGTAGGAGGCTGGCTTTGAACGGAGACGGACGGCAGAGCCACAGTGACTAGAGGGCTGTTTTTGAAACATCGGAGGATTCGGACCAGAGCTCTTGGCCTTTGCAACGTGACGTGCCCCGCTAGACTTGCGGGGCTCACATGGAGGCAACAGTGCGATTGCAGCTTTCACCCCGGGAAAGTTTTCTGTTGCTGACATGCTCGTGTCTCATGTAGCTGTCAGCCTCTGGTTGGTGTCCAAAGTCACATCCAGGTTCCTCCGAATTCTGCACATAACAGAGCCAGGAAGGTTGAACAACGTGACTTCTCCACGTACATGAGTTCAGCATGGCCTTGTTTAAAAATCCTGCTACGGGCTGCGTTTGTGACTGTCCAGCTGAATATCCGGACATAATTTCTAGGCTAAAGGGATGATGaactggaaaggaaaaggaaaaaaggaaaagggaaaaggaaaaggaaaaggaacggCCGTCATGCACTGGACTTACCCACGCCACATGGTTTGCACCTTTTAAAAGAGAGATCCACTTCTCTACCGGCTACGTTTTGGGAATCCTTTGCAGTGTAATTCtgtgtccctttcccccacccccctccccgacaTAGAATGTAAGACTTTCCCATCGGTTAACACTGACAAagcttattttatatttttgtaaaggTTTTGTATTTATTAATAAAGAGCGCCACTGAGCCAATGACCAATGCTTCACACATTATGCAGGGCGACCCCAAAtttgcccctgctcccccttttagctctcagaagctaagctgagtCATCCCTGGTTCGACCTTGgaaggagacccccaaggaagtcccaggttgctacgcagaggcaggcagtggccggACCCCCCTCTGtgttgtctcttcccttgaaaagccTAGGAGGGGTCTCCATCCGGGCCTTAAAAGTCTCCCCTGGGAGTCACCACCCACTTCAGGGGTGTGCTTTCGGTTTCCTCCCCTGCTCATGCAGGTGAAATGCAATGTTTATAGTGAGTCAGCTCTGATGTGGCCAAATCAGAACCAGACAAATGGGAGAATGCCCTCAGGGCTACTTCGTACAGAGGCATTTCACGTGTGCATCTAAAGTTAGAACACAACAAATTTATGTAAGCATGCAAGTCATGCTGATACCTCCATGCTCCCCCTTAGGACGGGCTCGGCTCCCTGAGTTCCTGCAAACCCAGGTTTGCTGCTGTGTAATGTGTGAAATGGACCTGGGGTGTTGGGGCAGAAAGGGAGCTCTCATGCAGTTGGCTTGAATGGTCGCTGGGATTTTGGGAAGGGCTTGATCCCGCCACAAATGTTATGACCATGCAGAGGGTTCGCACCTGAAGTTAAAGTAATCGAGAGCGTGTTGGGGGTGGCGACTATCCAAAGAACAACCGACGATCTGAGACGAATTTAAGCACGTTCGACTTTTATTTTAATTCTCCCCTGAGGTGGCAGAGTTTCTTTCCAAAATTCGGCACCTCATTGCATTCGGATTGTGTAGGTTACATTCTTCTTGTGTTTATTGCACACGCAGAAAGGGACGGAAGGGACGCCTTGATTCTGTTTCATGTCATCGGCTTTGGCTGTAATGGATTAAGTAcaggggatttttcttttttttaaaaaaagggaaataaataatACGGAACGTATACAGTGAATCCTGTCTGCTGCAGTCAACAGTCCCTGCCTGGTACCGGGAAGCCAAGTGTTAGCAGAATGATCGGTGACTCATATCCCCAAGAATGTCAGGCAAAGAGCAATGGCCAGCAATCTCGTGGATATAATCGTGTATAATGGTGTGATAACCTGAATGTACACCTCCAAGGAGGGAGGCTCCAGTGGGATTCGGGGATCCTTCAGAATTTCCAGCAGTGGAAAAGAGGcagagtccaggaacatctgaaaGGCTAACAGTCACGGCTCCCTTCCTCAGAAACCTCTTCCCCTCCCACAAATTCTGTTAATATTTAAGGggatactagaatcatagaatcctagagttagaaggggcctcctgggtcatctagtccaacccctgcactgtgcaggacactcccaaccctatcgctcatcccctgtcacctgccaccccattgaaccttcacagaatcagcctctccgtcagagggctctccagcctctgcttaaaaatttccaaagatggagaatgcaccacctcccgaggaagcctgttccttctTTGCTACAGGCAGGCTAACAAGGCCACCCATGCTgaacttttctccaggctgcggagatcagttctcctgaagaaaagggctgcttgggaggggggacatccATAAATCTCCTGGTTAGCTACAATTAGACTCTTAGGTGTAATGCTCAGTAAGTGTAATGCTCTCCTTTGGCGCAGAGGTTTTGGAAATGCGGCCGTTAGGCTGTCAAAAAGTGAGGAAACCCCAAGTAAACAAAGGTCACGTCGTTTTAGACACCTGAGCATGAGAAAGCAACGCTAAATAATGCTGTttattttcattcagcaaccatttgcaagtggattttgcttttcacacagtaaaatccagtggtGAAGGGGTTAAATACTGCCCCATGGTGGTCTTGTGTTcaaaagttgccttcccttcctccctgctttgttgttgttatgtgcgaagtcgtgtccgacccatcgcgaccccctggacaatgatcctccaggccttcctgccctctaccattccccggagtccatttaagtttgcacctactgcttcagtgactccatccagccacctcgttctctgtcgtccccttcttcttttgccctcgatcgctcccagcatcaggctcttctccagggagtccttccttctcatgagggggccaaagtatttgagtttcatcttcaggatctggacttctaaagagcagtcagggttgatctcctctaggactgaccggtttgttcgccttgcagtccaagggactcgcaagagtcttctccagcaccagagttcaaaagcctcaattctttgacgctcggccttccttatggtccaactttcacagccatacattgcaactgggaataccatagccttgactaaacacacttttgttggcagggtgatgtctctgcttttaaggatgctgtctagatttgccatagctttcctccccaggagcaaacgtcttttaatttctttgctgcagtccccatctgcagtgatcttggagcccaggaaaataaaatctgtcactatctccatttcttccccatctatttgccaggaattgagagggccggatgccatgatctttgttttcttgatgttgagtttcaagccaacttttgcactctcctccttcacccgcatcaacaggctctttagttcctcttcactttctgccattagagtggtatcatctgcgtatctgaggttgttgatatttctccctgcaatcttgatcccaatttgtgactcctctaatcccgcatttctcatgatgtgctctgcatacaagttaaataggcaaggcgacagtatacagccttgccgaactcctttctcaattttgaaccagtctgtgatcccatgttcagttctcactgttgcttcttgacctgcatataaatttctcaagagacaaataagatgctctggtattcccatctctttaagaacttgccacaatttgttgtgctccacacaatcaaaggctttagcatagtcaatgaagcagaagtagacgttcttctggtactccctagctttctccatgatccagcgtatgttggcaatttgatctctagttcctctgcctcttcgaaatcctgcctgtacttctggaagttctcggtccacatattgctggagcctagcttgtaggattttgagcataactttgctagcatgagaaattagtgcaatggtgcggtagtttgaacattctttggcattgcccttctttgggattggaatgtaaactgaccttttccaatcctgtggccattgttgagttttccaaatttgctggcatattgagtgtagcctCCCTGcttagcagctgtgttttggcgCCACCTAGGGATCAACAAGAGATGTTGCATAGGATTTTACCGGCAAAATTTTCACAAGGTAGTTTGCCTGGTCTTTCCTTAACCTTCCTCATCTGGTCAGTGGTCAAAGGAAGCCAGGCCGACACAGAATACagtggttagacacgatcaaaacGGACACTGGACAGAACATGAAAGGAGCGGGGCGAGATCAGAAAACATGGCGGTGGATGAGCTAAGAGTCAGGCATAACGGGATGGCCAACATGGTCATCGTCCTTCTTCCACATTGTCCCTTTTTGTATTGGCCACTGGAAAGCGGAGTCTTTTCATTTGGACCTGGGTGGAAGGAGGGGCCCCCCAAAGACGGATCCTTGTTGGAACAGGGACAGGGGGACACTTGCCCATGATGAGCAGGGACCGTTGACTGATCAGGGGACCCTACATGGTGCCTGGTACAATCCCCGGCATCagcagtttaaaaggaccagggaggaggggatgggaaagaccttggcctgagaccctggctcagagcctctgcttggcaggcagaaggccccaggttcaatccccggcatctccagttggaaggaccaggcaggaggggatgggaaagaccttggcctgagaccctggctcagtggcagagcccctgattggcaggcagaaggtcccaggttcaatccctggcatctcccgttgaaaggaccaggagggaggggatgggaaagaccttggcctgagaccctggctcagtggcagagcctctgcttggcaggcagaaggtcccaggttcaatccccggcatctccagttagaaggaccaggcaggaggggatgggaaagaccttggcctgagaccctggctctgtggcagagcctctgctgggcaggcagaaggtcccaggttcaatccccggcatctccagttaaaaggaccaggcaggaggggatgggaaagaccttgacctgagaccctggctcagtggcagagcctctgcttgggaggcaggaggtcccaggttcaatccccagcatctccagttagaaggaccaggcaggaggggaggggaaagaccttggcctgagaccctggctcagtggcagagcctctgcttggcaggc
Proteins encoded:
- the ICAM1 gene encoding intercellular adhesion molecule 1; this translates as MQPTLLGLLLLAWAAAAQDGPEQSVVSVQPENPVVEFGRPLTLNCSTNCRNAVSGGLETHLDKQLVGEGRNWKTFRLLNVSYWDPVPSCYFDCRSDPNMKPHRVNLTVYRVPTLVELDPVPVMEAGQNYTLTCRVSNVAPIRNLSVSFLKGGERLYTETFERHAAREADNRTVNHTVTARRWDHGEAISCRAALDLRPDGPFIEESSGNQMLKAVVFPSDPQLSRLHYVEVNTSQTVTCEVTGVFPAEEARFELTFAGERLTSDVTVSGDTARAEAQISPSGAGIHPLKCTVSLGPVTKTAEDTVNVYSLPDLVLTISPQEALVNNSVDIVCLDSHPEKTQPQTFSSVIRNSKQVLKSGDGLPLRAGVTAAEEDDGQEFTCEVEVEVDGRLFVRKMSADLTVYYGPQVSDSTCPRNLTWKAGSQEVLNCSFRGNPSPNVTCSKDGVLYPLLVPQLITADHGGTYNCSAFNAHGSVTAFVTVHVEVYEIPGLLIGLLILGAVVLGTIVGVGYYMHYKAHKIRKYRLEQRKAQGTPSEQKCLNGKVQTDSV